The following coding sequences lie in one Synechococcus sp. PCC 7336 genomic window:
- a CDS encoding bifunctional DNA primase/polymerase: MTIGINQQTGERPVFTSPLPSNEFSSLWYRWDFIEAPLPTIGDRPQWKRIKNFPLDPRPLIRRWSDPKRLIGVSFGSETQYCMVDIDRHSQYHPDLQPSGYQKVLGRLEEIGLIEPVVLTSSDSGGLHLYYPLPSPVSSYKLGHLLKHTFEKGGLTVKGSGNDSGVSCHIS; the protein is encoded by the coding sequence ATGACGATAGGAATCAATCAACAGACAGGCGAGCGCCCTGTCTTCACCAGCCCATTACCCTCGAACGAATTCTCCAGCCTGTGGTATCGATGGGACTTCATCGAAGCCCCACTCCCCACCATTGGCGATCGCCCCCAGTGGAAGCGAATCAAAAATTTCCCCCTAGATCCGCGCCCCTTAATTCGCCGTTGGAGCGACCCCAAACGCCTAATCGGCGTCAGCTTCGGCAGCGAAACTCAATACTGCATGGTGGACATCGACCGCCACAGCCAATACCACCCCGACCTGCAACCATCCGGCTACCAAAAGGTCCTAGGCCGACTAGAAGAGATCGGCCTAATCGAGCCAGTCGTCCTCACCTCCAGTGACTCCGGCGGCCTCCACCTGTACTACCCCCTCCCCTCCCCCGTCTCCAGCTACAAACTAGGCCACCTACTCAAACACACCTTCGAGAAAGGTGGCCTAACTGTCAAGGGATCTGGCAACGATTCTGGTGTTAGCTGCCATATCTCTTGA